In Methanobrevibacter ruminantium, one DNA window encodes the following:
- the hdrC gene encoding CoB--CoM heterodisulfide reductase subunit C encodes MSVLDTLKSLIGRANKDIEENLSKEAESVEEAADAIQTSSEEEIETKSDSETISEEEAAEEVAEAEEEVEAEEAPVEEEAVEEAVGEVPEEEVSLDNAEESIDDKLSEDEESLEVAIEEVAEEESSEENEESDNMTLLKENDIYSMDDIDKEFTQKFVDAGIETVDHCFQCGTCGGGCPSGRRTPYRVRQIVRKCLLGLREEVVSDPALWMCTTCYTCQERCPRSVKIVDIIKMARNEAAKAGYMADAHKATGSFVIKFGHGVPINDKTKDLRKAIGLDELPPTVHSFPEALEEVQKICAACEFDKLIGFNMETGELE; translated from the coding sequence ATGTCTGTGTTAGATACTCTTAAATCCCTCATCGGTAGGGCAAATAAAGATATAGAAGAGAATTTATCTAAAGAAGCAGAGTCTGTTGAAGAAGCTGCTGATGCTATACAGACATCTTCAGAAGAGGAAATTGAAACCAAATCTGATTCTGAAACTATTTCTGAAGAAGAGGCTGCTGAAGAGGTAGCTGAAGCTGAAGAAGAAGTTGAAGCTGAAGAGGCTCCTGTTGAAGAAGAAGCTGTTGAAGAAGCAGTTGGAGAGGTTCCTGAAGAGGAAGTTTCTTTAGATAATGCGGAAGAATCAATTGATGATAAACTTTCAGAAGATGAAGAGTCTTTAGAAGTAGCTATTGAAGAGGTTGCGGAAGAAGAATCTTCAGAAGAAAATGAAGAGAGCGATAATATGACTTTATTAAAAGAAAATGATATATATTCAATGGATGATATTGATAAAGAATTTACTCAAAAATTCGTTGATGCTGGAATTGAAACTGTAGACCACTGTTTCCAATGTGGTACCTGTGGTGGAGGATGTCCTTCTGGTAGAAGAACTCCTTACAGAGTAAGACAAATTGTAAGAAAATGTTTATTAGGACTCAGAGAGGAAGTAGTATCTGATCCTGCATTATGGATGTGTACCACCTGTTACACCTGCCAAGAAAGATGTCCTAGAAGTGTAAAAATCGTAGACATCATCAAAATGGCACGTAACGAAGCAGCTAAAGCTGGATACATGGCAGACGCACACAAAGCAACTGGTTCATTCGTAATTAAATTTGGTCACGGTGTACCAATCAACGACAAAACCAAAGACTTAAGAAAAGCTATTGGACTTGACGAATTACCTCCAACAGTACATTCTTTCCCTGAAGCTTTAGAAGAAGTCCAAAAAATCTGTGCAGCATGTGAATTTGATAAATTAATCGGTTTCAACATGGAAACTGGAGAATTAGAATAA
- a CDS encoding MarR family winged helix-turn-helix transcriptional regulator: MNENETMIPEHVNYLMNLLKSYEMFFRKNMENLDINIGEIPILMEIYTNEGLNQIDLVRQFHVTEANISKITKNLLIKGLITKTIDAENNTKKILLLTEDGKKTCQILLDIFDQWKDATIGDIPTDELVAFARTLKKLSDNSVDVLS; the protein is encoded by the coding sequence ATGAATGAAAATGAGACCATGATTCCAGAACACGTAAACTACTTAATGAACTTATTGAAAAGCTATGAAATGTTTTTTAGAAAAAACATGGAAAATTTAGATATTAACATTGGTGAAATACCAATTCTTATGGAAATTTATACAAATGAAGGTCTTAATCAAATAGATTTGGTAAGGCAATTCCATGTGACTGAAGCTAACATTAGCAAAATCACTAAAAACTTATTGATTAAAGGATTAATCACTAAAACCATTGATGCTGAAAACAATACCAAAAAAATATTATTGTTGACTGAAGATGGAAAAAAGACTTGCCAAATTTTGCTTGACATATTCGATCAATGGAAAGATGCAACTATCGGGGACATTCCTACAGATGAGCTGGTTGCTTTTGCAAGAACTTTGAAAAAGCTTTCCGACAATTCAGTGGATGTCTTATCTTAG
- the xseA gene encoding exodeoxyribonuclease VII large subunit yields MEEEYISVSQLTDYIRKLINSDSRLKQVYVRGEISNFKRYSSGHCYFSLKDEGSVIPGVMFYGFASKLKFEPKNGMKVLVRGYVDVYKSRGNYQLYAQRIIEDGLGELHIAFEQLKKELESKGYFEDDLKKPIPKFPKRIGVVTAATGAAIRDIVTTIKRRWPLCEIILFPSLVQGSLAANNIVRQIFVADNEFELDTLIVGRGGGNIEDLWAFNERIVAKAILACETPVISAVGHEIDWTIADYVADIRAATPTAAAEIAVPDIREISSKVDDLDSRASNVMAKQLNDNLEKFERIKNRPLFKNPHMIHERRGMDLDFIKGRLVSSSKEMIHSNQMRLSKVKSSNVFRNPQSILDEKTIKLSRNIDKLKVLNPLLTIQRGYAVARSKGKVVSYAKDLKKDEELELEFKDGKVNTRVL; encoded by the coding sequence ATGGAAGAGGAATATATTTCAGTGTCTCAGCTTACAGACTATATAAGGAAACTGATCAATTCAGACTCTAGATTGAAGCAAGTCTATGTAAGGGGAGAGATATCTAATTTTAAGCGTTATTCATCTGGGCATTGCTATTTCAGCCTTAAGGACGAAGGCAGTGTTATTCCAGGGGTCATGTTTTACGGTTTTGCCTCTAAACTTAAATTTGAACCTAAAAATGGAATGAAGGTTTTGGTTAGAGGATATGTTGATGTCTATAAATCCCGTGGAAACTATCAGCTCTATGCTCAAAGGATTATCGAAGATGGATTGGGCGAATTGCATATTGCATTTGAGCAATTGAAAAAGGAACTGGAAAGCAAGGGCTATTTTGAGGATGACTTGAAAAAGCCAATACCTAAGTTTCCTAAAAGGATAGGGGTTGTCACTGCTGCAACTGGAGCCGCCATTAGGGATATTGTAACAACCATCAAGAGAAGATGGCCTTTATGTGAAATCATTCTATTTCCATCTCTTGTTCAGGGAAGTCTCGCTGCCAACAATATAGTAAGGCAAATATTTGTCGCTGACAATGAATTCGAGCTGGACACTCTTATTGTAGGAAGAGGTGGGGGAAACATAGAGGACTTATGGGCATTTAATGAAAGGATTGTTGCAAAGGCAATACTTGCATGTGAAACTCCTGTAATAAGTGCAGTAGGTCACGAAATCGATTGGACCATTGCCGATTATGTTGCGGATATAAGGGCAGCAACTCCAACTGCTGCTGCAGAAATTGCTGTTCCGGATATTAGGGAAATAAGTTCAAAAGTGGATGATTTGGATTCAAGGGCAAGCAATGTTATGGCCAAGCAATTGAATGATAATCTTGAGAAATTCGAAAGGATAAAAAATAGACCTTTATTCAAGAATCCTCATATGATTCATGAAAGGAGAGGAATGGATTTGGACTTCATTAAAGGCAGATTAGTCTCTTCTTCAAAGGAAATGATACATTCAAATCAAATGAGATTATCTAAAGTCAAGAGTTCTAATGTTTTCAGGAATCCTCAGTCAATTTTAGATGAGAAAACAATTAAATTATCAAGGAATATCGATAAGCTAAAGGTTTTAAATCCTTTATTGACTATACAAAGAGGTTATGCGGTAGCAAGATCCAAAGGAAAGGTAGTCTCTTATGCAAAAGATTTGAAGAAAGATGAGGAATTGGAATTAGAATTTAAGGATGGCAAAGTAAATACAAGAGTTTTATAA
- a CDS encoding archaeosine tRNA-ribosyltransferase, with protein sequence MKQFEIKSHDGPGRYGKLGDLETPTIINKDDFSIADDESSAYDVEKEIAEWSVNQTIEKAKLVEDKEIAVIQGSKYIDLRIKCLKELEELGYNGFIIANADDLLLHPRDLVDLIVALRQNMKASSYLIFPFAEAQFIPLLAYMGVDAFFEDIGEYYSYINVLMSPTKNYDLETYNLYEMSREEIEAYNRNTIDFVLREVREHMKNSSLRNLVEERSATSPQYASALRILDKNYSEYLLEYTQVY encoded by the coding sequence ATGAAACAATTTGAAATCAAAAGCCATGACGGTCCTGGAAGATATGGGAAGCTTGGAGATTTGGAAACTCCAACAATAATCAATAAGGATGACTTTTCCATAGCTGATGATGAATCCTCAGCTTATGATGTTGAAAAGGAAATTGCAGAGTGGAGCGTTAATCAAACCATTGAAAAAGCAAAACTTGTTGAAGACAAGGAAATAGCAGTTATCCAAGGAAGCAAGTACATCGACTTGCGTATCAAATGCCTTAAGGAACTTGAAGAACTCGGATACAATGGATTCATTATAGCGAATGCAGATGATCTTCTTCTTCATCCAAGGGATTTGGTTGACTTGATTGTTGCACTTAGGCAAAACATGAAAGCATCCAGCTACTTGATATTCCCATTTGCTGAAGCACAATTCATTCCTCTTCTTGCATATATGGGAGTTGATGCATTCTTCGAGGACATTGGAGAATATTACAGTTATATCAATGTGCTTATGAGTCCAACTAAAAATTACGATTTAGAGACCTACAATCTTTATGAAATGAGTAGGGAAGAGATTGAAGCATACAATAGGAACACCATCGACTTCGTGCTTAGGGAAGTTAGGGAACACATGAAAAACAGCAGCTTGAGAAACCTAGTGGAAGAAAGGTCTGCTACAAGCCCACAGTATGCTTCTGCACTAAGAATACTTGATAAGAATTACTCTGAGTACTTATTGGAGTATACTCAAGTTTATTAG
- a CDS encoding glutamate synthase-related protein, which yields MAIYKCSVCGHVFDEEKENKSFSELERCPVCKHPANVFNKVVEGSGDYNAESTGEVVEGSGNHKNGGDSVSSLEYPKETARLDDSIPHMSDIHEMAVTGNSIIGAMATQLPMPDWDDMLIIANQLNPFPLDEHAEVKTRTVIGKNAKKPMVLESPIYISHMSFGALSYETKIALAKGSAMAKTAMCSGEGGILADEMNSSYKYIFEYVPNHYSLTKENLLNCDAIEIKIGQGTKPGMGGHLPAEKITEEIAEIRGKPMGEDIISPSLYDEIKSKDDLKNLITYLREESDGRPIGVKIAAGRIEEDLEFICFAEPDFITIDGRGGATGASPKIIRDASSVPTVYALSRARKYLDENGIGIDLVITGGLRVSSDFAKALSLGADAIAVATAALMAAGCQQYRICGSGNCPVGIATQNKDLRKRLDIDLASKRVYNYLNVSLEEIKTFARITGHDDIHDLSLDNLATFNSEISNFTDISHV from the coding sequence ATGGCAATATATAAATGTAGTGTCTGTGGACATGTATTTGATGAAGAAAAGGAAAACAAGTCTTTCAGTGAACTTGAAAGATGTCCTGTTTGTAAGCATCCAGCTAATGTATTCAATAAGGTTGTTGAAGGTTCTGGGGATTATAATGCTGAATCTACAGGTGAAGTTGTTGAAGGTTCTGGGAATCACAAGAATGGTGGGGATTCAGTTTCTAGTTTGGAATATCCTAAAGAAACCGCACGTCTTGATGATTCAATTCCTCACATGTCTGATATTCATGAAATGGCTGTGACTGGAAATTCCATAATAGGGGCAATGGCAACTCAACTTCCTATGCCTGATTGGGATGATATGCTCATTATTGCAAATCAGCTCAATCCATTCCCTTTGGATGAGCATGCGGAAGTCAAGACAAGAACAGTCATTGGTAAAAATGCCAAAAAGCCAATGGTTCTTGAAAGTCCCATTTACATTTCTCACATGTCATTCGGAGCTTTGTCTTATGAAACTAAGATAGCTCTTGCCAAAGGAAGCGCAATGGCCAAGACTGCCATGTGCAGTGGTGAAGGGGGAATATTGGCTGATGAGATGAATAGCAGTTATAAGTATATTTTTGAATATGTTCCGAACCATTATAGCTTAACAAAAGAGAACTTATTGAATTGTGATGCAATTGAAATTAAAATAGGGCAGGGAACCAAACCTGGTATGGGAGGACATTTGCCTGCTGAAAAGATTACTGAAGAGATAGCGGAAATCAGGGGAAAACCTATGGGTGAGGATATTATAAGCCCATCATTATATGATGAGATCAAATCTAAAGATGATTTGAAAAATCTTATAACCTATTTGCGTGAAGAATCTGATGGAAGGCCGATAGGTGTTAAAATTGCAGCAGGTAGGATTGAAGAGGATTTGGAATTCATATGCTTTGCTGAGCCTGACTTCATTACTATTGATGGCAGAGGAGGGGCAACAGGTGCAAGCCCTAAGATCATACGTGATGCAAGTTCAGTTCCAACAGTATATGCATTATCCAGAGCAAGGAAATATTTGGATGAAAATGGTATTGGCATTGATTTGGTAATTACAGGTGGCTTGAGGGTATCCTCTGACTTTGCAAAGGCATTATCCTTAGGTGCTGATGCAATAGCCGTTGCAACAGCTGCATTGATGGCCGCAGGATGTCAGCAGTATCGTATTTGTGGCAGTGGCAATTGTCCTGTAGGCATTGCCACTCAAAATAAGGACTTAAGAAAGAGGCTGGACATTGATTTGGCTTCTAAAAGAGTATATAACTATTTGAATGTTTCATTGGAGGAAATTAAGACATTTGCAAGAATTACTGGGCATGATGATATTCATGATTTGTCCTTGGATAATTTAGCAACATTTAATAGTGAAATATCAAATTTCACTGATATTTCCCATGTTTAA
- the xseB gene encoding exodeoxyribonuclease VII small subunit, giving the protein MVEEKENFSFEEKLAELEKIVNNLETGEVSLDDAIEEFKKAMILVKECDEKLSSAQEAIAKIVNDNKEVVEFEVNE; this is encoded by the coding sequence ATGGTGGAAGAAAAGGAGAATTTTAGTTTTGAAGAGAAATTAGCTGAATTGGAAAAAATTGTAAACAACTTGGAAACTGGTGAAGTTTCATTGGATGATGCAATAGAAGAGTTTAAGAAAGCTATGATTTTAGTCAAGGAATGTGATGAAAAACTGAGTAGCGCTCAGGAAGCTATTGCAAAAATAGTGAATGACAATAAAGAAGTAGTTGAATTTGAAGTAAATGAATAA